One genomic region from Mesorhizobium terrae encodes:
- the nuoI gene encoding NADH-quinone oxidoreductase subunit NuoI, which translates to MSALAQAAKALLLKDFVGAFFLSMRQFVSPKETINYPHEKGPISPRFRGEHALRRYPNGEERCIACKLCEAICPAQAITIEAGPRRNDGTRRTVRYDIDMVKCIYCGFCQEACPVDAIVEGPNFEFATETREELYYDKEKLLANGDRWEREIARNMELDAPYR; encoded by the coding sequence ATGTCCGCTCTTGCTCAGGCCGCCAAGGCACTGCTTCTGAAGGACTTCGTCGGCGCCTTCTTCCTGTCGATGCGCCAGTTCGTGTCGCCGAAGGAGACGATCAACTACCCGCACGAGAAGGGGCCGATCAGCCCGCGCTTCCGTGGCGAGCATGCGCTGCGGCGTTATCCGAACGGCGAGGAACGCTGCATCGCCTGCAAGCTGTGCGAAGCGATCTGCCCGGCGCAGGCCATCACCATCGAGGCCGGTCCGCGGCGCAATGACGGCACCCGCCGCACCGTGCGCTACGACATCGACATGGTGAAGTGCATCTATTGCGGCTTCTGCCAGGAAGCCTGCCCGGTGGACGCCATCGTCGAGGGGCCGAATTTCGAGTTCGCGACCGAGACGCGCGAGGAGCTTTATTACGACAAGGAAAAGCTGCTCGCCAACGGCGACCGTTGGGAGCGCGAGATCGCGCGCAACATGGAACTGGACGCACCTTACCGGTGA
- a CDS encoding NADH-quinone oxidoreductase subunit J produces MLNGLEAAFFYLFAFIAVASAFMVISSRNPVHSVLFLILTFFNAAGLFLLTGAEFLAMILLVVYVGAVMVLFLFVVMMLDVDFAELKSGALQYAPIGALVGLILAAELIVVLGGYTFAPQLATTITQKTPDLATRTNTAALGDILYTNYLFYFEIAGLVLLVAMIGAIVLTLRHKPGIKRQSIAEQVARTPATAIEIKKVETGKGI; encoded by the coding sequence ATGCTGAACGGACTAGAGGCGGCCTTCTTCTACCTCTTCGCCTTTATCGCTGTGGCGTCGGCCTTCATGGTCATCTCGTCGCGCAACCCCGTGCATTCGGTGCTGTTCCTCATCCTCACGTTCTTCAACGCGGCTGGGCTGTTCCTGCTCACCGGCGCCGAGTTCCTGGCGATGATCCTGCTGGTCGTCTATGTCGGCGCGGTCATGGTGCTGTTCCTGTTCGTCGTCATGATGCTCGACGTCGACTTCGCGGAACTGAAAAGCGGTGCCTTGCAATATGCGCCGATCGGCGCGCTCGTCGGGCTGATCCTGGCGGCGGAGCTCATCGTGGTGCTGGGCGGCTACACCTTCGCGCCGCAGCTCGCCACCACCATCACGCAGAAGACGCCCGATCTTGCCACCCGCACCAACACGGCGGCACTCGGCGACATTCTCTATACGAATTATCTCTTTTACTTCGAGATCGCAGGCCTGGTGCTGCTCGTCGCCATGATCGGCGCGATCGTTTTGACGCTTCGCCACAAGCCGGGCATCAAGCGGCAGTCGATCGCGGAGCAGGTCGCCCGCACGCCGGCGACCGCCATCGAAATCAAGAAAGTCGAGACGGGGAAGGGTATCTGA
- the nuoK gene encoding NADH-quinone oxidoreductase subunit NuoK, translated as MTVGIGHYLTLSAILFTLGVFGIFLNRKNVIVILMSVELILLAVNINFVAFSAALGDLVGQVFALFVLTVAAAEAAIGLAILVVFFRNRGSIAVEDVNMMKG; from the coding sequence ATGACCGTCGGCATCGGACATTACCTCACCCTTTCGGCCATCCTGTTCACGCTCGGCGTGTTCGGCATTTTCCTGAACCGCAAGAACGTCATCGTCATCCTGATGTCGGTGGAACTGATCCTGCTGGCGGTGAACATCAATTTCGTCGCCTTCTCGGCGGCGCTGGGCGACCTCGTCGGCCAGGTCTTCGCACTGTTCGTGTTGACGGTGGCGGCGGCCGAGGCGGCGATCGGTCTTGCCATTCTGGTCGTCTTCTTCCGAAACCGCGGTTCGATCGCGGTCGAAGACGTGAACATGATGAAGGGTTAA
- the nuoL gene encoding NADH-quinone oxidoreductase subunit L produces the protein MYQAIVFLPLIGFLIVGLFGNSLGAKASEYITSGFLVISAVLSWVAFFTVALGSGEAFTVPVMRWIQSGGVDAAWALRIDTLTVVMLVVVNTVSALVHIYSIGYMHHDPNRPRFFAYLSLFTFAMLMLVTSDNLIQMFFGWEGVGLASYLLIGFWYKKPSANAAAIKAFVVNRVGDFGFALGIFGVYVLFGSVNLSTIFANAAAFAPAGHDAAATAAAHGETVLTFLGYALDKGAALTVVCLLLLMGAMGKSAQVPLHTWLPDAMEGPTPVSALIHAATMVTAGVFMLARLSPLFELSATALTVVTLVGAITAFFAATVGLVQNDIKRVIAYSTCSQLGYMFVALGVGAYGAAIFHLFTHAFFKALLFLGSGSVIHAMSDEQDMRKMGGIRKLIPTTYWMMVIGTLALTGVGIPATVIGTAGFFSKDAIIESAFVGHNAMAIFAFALLVIAACFTSFYSWRLIFMTFHGKPRASHDVMHHVHESPPVMLVPLFILAAGALAAGFLFHDYFIGEAYAEFWKGSLFTLPDNHILHDMHGVPVWVKLAPFVAMVVGFLVSWKFYISSPEMPVTLAQRHRGLYAFLLNKWYFDELYDFLFVRPAKRLGTFLWKKGDGAVIDGLGPDGVSARVVDVTNRVVKLQTGYLYHYAFAMLIGVAALVTWMML, from the coding sequence ATGTACCAAGCCATCGTCTTTCTTCCCCTCATCGGCTTCCTGATCGTCGGGCTGTTCGGCAATTCGCTGGGCGCCAAGGCATCGGAATACATCACCTCTGGTTTCCTGGTGATCTCGGCGGTTCTGTCCTGGGTGGCCTTCTTCACGGTCGCGCTGGGCTCGGGCGAAGCCTTCACCGTTCCGGTCATGCGCTGGATTCAGTCCGGCGGCGTCGACGCCGCCTGGGCGCTGCGGATCGACACGCTGACTGTCGTCATGCTGGTTGTGGTCAACACCGTATCCGCCTTGGTGCACATCTATTCGATCGGCTACATGCACCACGATCCGAACCGGCCGCGCTTCTTCGCCTACCTTTCGTTGTTCACCTTCGCCATGCTGATGCTGGTGACGTCGGACAATTTGATCCAGATGTTCTTCGGCTGGGAAGGCGTTGGTCTCGCGTCCTATCTGCTGATCGGCTTCTGGTACAAGAAGCCGTCGGCCAATGCCGCCGCCATCAAGGCGTTCGTCGTCAACCGTGTCGGCGACTTCGGTTTCGCGCTCGGCATCTTCGGCGTCTATGTGCTGTTCGGCTCGGTCAACCTATCGACCATCTTCGCCAATGCCGCCGCCTTCGCGCCGGCCGGCCATGACGCCGCCGCCACCGCTGCAGCGCATGGCGAAACGGTGCTGACCTTCCTCGGCTATGCGCTGGACAAGGGTGCGGCGCTCACCGTCGTCTGCCTGCTTCTCTTGATGGGCGCCATGGGCAAGTCGGCGCAGGTGCCGCTGCACACCTGGCTGCCGGACGCCATGGAAGGCCCGACGCCGGTTTCGGCGCTGATCCATGCCGCCACCATGGTCACCGCCGGCGTGTTCATGCTGGCGCGCCTGTCGCCGCTGTTCGAACTGTCGGCTACCGCGCTTACCGTCGTCACGCTGGTCGGCGCCATCACCGCCTTCTTCGCGGCCACCGTCGGCCTGGTGCAGAACGACATCAAGCGCGTCATCGCCTATTCGACCTGCTCACAGCTCGGCTACATGTTCGTGGCGCTCGGTGTTGGCGCCTATGGCGCGGCAATCTTCCACCTGTTCACGCACGCCTTCTTCAAGGCGCTGCTGTTCCTGGGCTCCGGCTCGGTCATCCACGCGATGTCGGACGAGCAGGACATGCGCAAGATGGGCGGCATCCGCAAGCTGATCCCCACCACCTACTGGATGATGGTGATCGGCACGCTGGCGCTGACCGGCGTCGGCATCCCGGCGACCGTCATCGGCACGGCCGGCTTCTTCTCCAAGGATGCCATCATCGAATCGGCCTTTGTCGGTCACAATGCGATGGCGATCTTCGCTTTCGCGCTGCTGGTGATCGCCGCCTGCTTCACCTCTTTCTACTCCTGGCGCCTGATCTTCATGACCTTCCACGGCAAGCCGCGTGCCAGCCACGACGTCATGCACCATGTCCATGAATCGCCGCCGGTGATGCTAGTGCCGCTGTTCATCCTGGCGGCCGGCGCGCTGGCTGCTGGCTTCCTGTTCCACGACTACTTCATCGGCGAAGCCTATGCCGAATTCTGGAAGGGCTCGCTGTTCACGCTGCCCGACAACCATATCCTGCACGACATGCATGGCGTGCCGGTGTGGGTGAAGCTGGCGCCGTTCGTCGCCATGGTGGTCGGCTTCCTGGTCTCCTGGAAGTTCTACATCTCTTCGCCCGAGATGCCGGTGACGCTGGCGCAGCGCCATCGCGGACTCTATGCCTTCCTGCTCAACAAGTGGTACTTCGACGAGTTGTACGACTTCCTGTTCGTGCGGCCGGCCAAGCGCCTCGGCACCTTCCTGTGGAAGAAGGGCGACGGCGCCGTCATCGACGGTCTCGGCCCCGACGGCGTCTCGGCCCGCGTGGTGGATGTCACCAACCGCGTGGTCAAGTTGCAGACCGGCTACCTCTATCACTATGCCTTCGCCATGCTGATCGGCGTTGCTGCACTCGTCACCTGGATGATGCTCTGA
- a CDS encoding NADH-quinone oxidoreductase subunit M encodes MSTWPILSTVTFLPLVGALLILFIRDDSDAGRRNVRAIALWTTIVTFLVSLPIWFYFDKSSTGFQFVEKMGWLDSGISYHMGVDGISMLFVILTTFLMPLCILASWTSVEKRVKEYMIAFLILETLMVGVFCAMDIVLFYVFFEAGLIPMFIIIGVWGGKRRVYASFKFFLYTLLGSVLMLLAIMAMFWQAGTTDIPTLLTHNFPANMQTWLWLAFFASFAVKMPMWPVHTWLPDAHVEAPTAGSVILAAILLKMGGYGFLRFSLPMFPLASEFFAPFVFTLSVIAIIYTSLVALMQEDIKKLIAYSSVAHMGFVTMGIFALNQEGIQGAIFQMLSHGLVSGALFLCVGVIYDRLHTREIAAYGGLVNNMPKYATAFLIFTMANVGLPGTSGFVGEFLTMIGAFKVNTWVAFFAATGVILSAAYALWLYRRVIFGALTKDSLKSMLDLSPREKVILYPLVILVIFFGVYPAPVFDATAASVKSLVTNVTASIGSAQTAAAH; translated from the coding sequence ATGTCGACCTGGCCAATCCTCTCCACGGTCACCTTCCTGCCGCTCGTCGGCGCGCTGCTGATCCTGTTCATTCGTGACGACAGCGATGCGGGGCGCCGCAACGTGCGCGCCATCGCGCTGTGGACCACGATCGTCACCTTCCTGGTGTCGCTGCCGATCTGGTTCTACTTCGACAAGTCGAGCACCGGCTTCCAGTTCGTGGAAAAGATGGGCTGGCTGGATTCAGGCATCTCCTACCACATGGGCGTCGACGGCATTTCCATGCTGTTCGTCATCCTGACGACCTTCCTGATGCCGCTCTGCATCCTGGCGTCGTGGACCTCGGTGGAGAAGCGCGTCAAGGAATACATGATCGCGTTCCTGATCCTGGAAACGCTGATGGTCGGCGTGTTCTGCGCAATGGACATCGTGCTGTTCTACGTCTTCTTCGAGGCCGGCCTGATCCCGATGTTCATCATCATCGGCGTGTGGGGCGGCAAGCGGCGCGTATATGCCTCGTTCAAGTTCTTCCTCTACACGCTGCTCGGCTCGGTGCTGATGCTTCTGGCCATCATGGCGATGTTCTGGCAGGCGGGCACCACCGATATCCCGACGCTGCTGACACACAACTTCCCAGCCAACATGCAGACTTGGCTATGGCTCGCCTTCTTCGCCTCCTTCGCGGTGAAGATGCCGATGTGGCCGGTGCACACCTGGTTGCCTGACGCACACGTCGAGGCGCCGACAGCGGGTTCCGTCATCCTGGCCGCCATCCTCCTGAAGATGGGCGGTTACGGCTTCCTGCGTTTCTCGCTGCCGATGTTCCCGCTGGCGTCCGAGTTCTTCGCACCCTTCGTGTTCACGCTTTCGGTCATCGCCATCATCTACACCTCGCTGGTGGCGCTGATGCAGGAGGACATCAAGAAGCTGATCGCTTATTCGTCGGTGGCGCATATGGGCTTCGTCACCATGGGCATCTTCGCCCTCAACCAGGAAGGCATCCAGGGCGCCATCTTCCAGATGCTGTCGCACGGCCTGGTCTCGGGCGCGCTGTTCCTGTGCGTGGGCGTCATCTACGACCGCCTGCACACCCGCGAGATCGCCGCCTATGGCGGCCTCGTCAACAACATGCCGAAATACGCCACCGCGTTCCTGATCTTCACCATGGCCAATGTCGGCCTGCCGGGCACCTCAGGCTTTGTCGGCGAATTCCTGACCATGATTGGCGCCTTCAAGGTGAACACCTGGGTGGCGTTCTTCGCCGCCACGGGCGTCATCCTGTCGGCTGCCTATGCGCTGTGGCTCTACCGCCGCGTCATCTTCGGCGCGCTGACCAAGGACAGCCTCAAGAGCATGCTCGACCTGTCGCCACGCGAGAAGGTGATCCTTTATCCGCTGGTGATCCTGGTCATCTTCTTCGGCGTCTACCCGGCGCCGGTCTTCGACGCGACGGCCGCTTCGGTCAAGTCGCTCGTCACCAACGTCACCGCATCCATCGGCTCCGCGCAGACCGCGGCGGCGCACTGA
- the nuoN gene encoding NADH-quinone oxidoreductase subunit NuoN has translation MTPDLLSSLSLSTPELIIAIGALVLLMVGAYSREASSGAISGLAVAILIVAGGWMLFVTGEGNAYGGAFVQDAFARFMKLLSLVGSAVTLIMSVRFAKAERFDKFEYPVLILLCTLGMMLMISANGMIALYLGLELQSLAIYVLAAINRDNVRSTEAGLKYFVLGALSSGMLLYGISLVYGYTGNVGFEAIANALSHGGRQLGLVFGLVFVLAGLAFKISAVPFHMWTPDVYEGAPTPVTAFLAAAPKMAAMALVVRVTMGAFEPIAKDWQQIIVFISIASMALGAFAAIGQTNIKRLMAYSSIGHMGYALVGLAANSEAGVRGVVIYMLIYLVMTLGTFAFILAMRRNDQNVEQISDLAGLSSTNPMMATILTILMFSLAGIPPLAGFWGKWYVFLAAINANLYALAIIGVLASVVGAFYYLRIIKLMWFDEPVGAFQPMAGELRLVLGLSGAFVLLYVLIGGPISTYAQAAAKTFF, from the coding sequence ATGACACCGGATCTTCTCTCCAGCCTTTCGCTCTCGACGCCGGAACTGATCATCGCCATCGGCGCGCTGGTCCTTCTGATGGTGGGCGCCTATTCGCGCGAGGCGTCGAGCGGCGCCATCAGCGGGCTCGCCGTGGCCATCCTCATCGTCGCCGGCGGCTGGATGCTGTTCGTCACGGGCGAGGGCAACGCCTATGGTGGCGCCTTCGTGCAGGATGCCTTCGCGCGTTTCATGAAGCTGTTGTCGCTGGTCGGTTCGGCGGTCACGCTGATCATGTCGGTGCGCTTCGCCAAGGCCGAACGCTTCGACAAGTTCGAATATCCGGTGCTGATCCTTCTGTGCACGCTCGGCATGATGCTGATGATCTCGGCCAACGGGATGATCGCGCTGTATCTGGGCCTCGAGCTGCAATCGCTGGCGATCTATGTGCTGGCCGCCATCAACCGCGATAATGTCCGCTCGACCGAGGCAGGCCTGAAGTATTTCGTGCTCGGCGCTTTGTCGTCCGGCATGCTGCTCTACGGTATCTCGCTCGTTTACGGCTACACCGGCAATGTCGGCTTCGAGGCGATCGCCAATGCGCTCAGCCATGGCGGACGCCAGCTGGGCCTGGTGTTTGGTCTGGTCTTCGTGCTGGCCGGCCTTGCCTTCAAGATCTCGGCCGTGCCGTTCCACATGTGGACGCCGGATGTCTATGAAGGCGCGCCGACCCCGGTCACCGCCTTCCTGGCGGCGGCGCCGAAAATGGCGGCGATGGCACTCGTCGTGCGCGTCACCATGGGTGCGTTCGAGCCGATCGCCAAGGACTGGCAGCAGATCATCGTCTTCATCTCCATCGCTTCGATGGCGCTGGGCGCCTTCGCGGCCATCGGCCAGACCAACATCAAGCGCCTGATGGCCTATTCCTCGATCGGCCATATGGGTTACGCGCTGGTCGGCCTTGCTGCCAATTCCGAAGCCGGCGTGCGCGGCGTCGTCATCTACATGCTGATCTATCTGGTGATGACGCTGGGCACCTTCGCCTTCATCCTGGCGATGCGCCGCAACGACCAGAATGTCGAACAGATCAGCGATCTGGCCGGCCTGTCGTCGACCAACCCGATGATGGCAACCATCCTCACCATTCTGATGTTCTCGCTGGCCGGTATTCCGCCGCTCGCCGGCTTCTGGGGGAAGTGGTACGTGTTCCTGGCCGCCATCAACGCCAATCTCTACGCGCTGGCGATCATCGGCGTCTTGGCCTCGGTGGTGGGTGCGTTCTACTATCTGCGCATCATCAAGCTCATGTGGTTCGATGAGCCGGTCGGCGCTTTCCAGCCGATGGCCGGCGAGCTTCGCCTGGTGCTCGGCCTCTCCGGCGCCTTCGTGCTGCTCTATGTGCTGATCGGCGGTCCGATTAGCACCTACGCGCAAGCTGCGGCAAAGA